The bacterium genome contains the following window.
GGGTGAGCAGGCGCGGACCGGGCGAGCCCGGTTCGGCGTAGTGGAAGTGGGCCCCGGTCTCGACCCCGGAGAGATCCTGGAAATCGACGTCGTAGGCCACGGCTGTCTTCTCGTCGTTGAGGATGAGGGTCGCGGTGCCCAGGCCGTTGGAAGCCGTGCCGGCGGTGGCGCCGTCGAGCTGGGTGATGTAGACGGTCTCGGCGGCCGCGGCCCCGACGCAGAGCGTCAGGACGGCCAGGAACGCGGCGGGAGCGGGCACGGAACGCATGGGCGAAGCCTCCGGTTCGGGAGCGGGACGTGTCTCCTGAACCTACGTCCGCCCGGACCGAACCGCCACCGCCCGGGACACCGGGTCTTGCATCCCGGTCGGGATAGTGGTCTATTGTCATCCTGTTTTACGGATCCGCCTTCGTCCCGACCCGGGAGGACCCCCGCGTGAATCCCCGCCGCCTCGCGCCCCTGATCCGCCTGCGGTTTGCGCTCACGTCGCGCAGCCGCGCCGCGGCCGGCATCGCCCGGGACGCCGCCCGCTACGAGTCCCTCGCCGCCGACCTGTCGGCCGGGGCCGGCGCCCGCCCCATCTTCGTGCCCGCCATGGTCGGCGTCGACGAGGACATGCGCCGCTGGTCGTACTGGATGCTGCTGGCCCACAACGCCATCGTCAACCGGGGCATCACCGCGGTCACGGTGGCCCTGGCCGAAGGGCGCGAACCCGACGGCGCGGCCCTGATCGACCCGAAACGAGACGTGCTGCCGGGACCCGAAGTCGGCCCGGAGCAGCTCGACGTGTTCCGCGATTCGGTGGCCGGACACCTGGCGGCCGTCGCCGGCCTCGACCGCCTGCGCGGCACGGCGACCCGCCCCCACCCCCTGTTCGGCGACTTCGACGCCCACAAGTGGCACTGCATGTTCGGCTTCCATCTCAAGGTGCACATGAAGCAGGCGCACCTGGTGGCGCGGGGGGCGCGGGAAGCGCGTCCGGACTAGCCGCCGCCGGGGCATCGCCCCTCATCGCGGTTCGGTTTTCGCCGGACCGGTCGGGAACCTATCTTGGGGCGACGATGAATTCCCCGAAAGGAGCCCCGATGCCCGCCCACGCCCCGACGATCCTGATCAACCTCATCAGCGACCGACCCGCCCACATCGCCAAGGCCCTGCGCTTCGGCCGCAAGTTCCTCGCCGACGGCACGAGCGTGATCCTCTCGGTGAACATCGACGCCGTCGTGCTCGTCGATCCGGAACGCGACGCGGGCAGGTGCCCCGTGACCGGCAAGCCGCTGACGGACCTGCTGCGGGCCTTCGCCGCCGAGGGCGGCCGCGTGCTCGTGGGCCGGGAATGCCTGGGCCTGATCGGCCGCGGCCCGGAGGACCTGCCCGCCGGCTGCGAGATCGCGGCCTTCCCCCTCATGGCCGAGATCTTCGCCACACCCGATCTCAAGACCATCACCTGGTGACCCGCCGACGCAGAACCGCCCCCTCCGGGGAGGGGGCGGTTCCGTGAGCGGACTCTCCGCAGCCGCTGCCGGATCGGGGCTGCGTCGTCCAGTTGCTACTTCACGAGCTGCATCTTCTCGGTCGCGGAGAATCCGTCGCCGGTCACACGGTAGAAGTAGGTGCCGCTGGCCAGGCCCTCGCCGTTGAAGTTGATGGCGTGGTCCTTGGCCTCCAGCTGGCCCTTGAACGGCTGGGCGACCTTGTGGCCGCGCAGGTCGAAGACCTCGACCGTCACCTCGCCGGCGCGGGGCACGGCGAAGCGGATCATGGTCGCGGGGTTGAAGGGGTTGGGGTAGTTGCTCAGCTTGATCTCCCGCACCGGCACGTCCGCGGCCGGCGAGGCCGGCAGCGAGTAGTCGGTGTTCTGGGGATCGAAGTTGGTCCAGTAGGCGGTCCACTGGCGGTTCATCGGCAGATCCGGATCGAACGCGCCGCGGTAGGTCACCTGCTGGAAGTAGGGGTCGGCGAGGTAGCTGTCGGTCCACTGGGCCGTGCCGATGAGCGGCGAGCCGGCCTGCGGGATCGGCTGGGGATCGTTCAGGTCGATGGACGCGCCCAGGCCCACCAGGGTGTGGCTGCGCGGGATCGAGTCCTCGTTGGCGCGGGCCATGAACCAGCTGCCCACCATCGGCCAGCGCACGGCGTCGTGGATGCAGTTGGTGCCGATCTCGACGTGTCCGGTGACCTCGTTGTCATAGAAGCGGAGCGAGTCGGTCGCGGCGGCCTGGCGGCTGCCTTCACGCACGGACATGCCACGGGGGTAGCCGGCGATGACCGAGTTGAAGATGCTGATGCGGCTGTTCTTGCGCAGCACGCCGGAGTACTCGTAGGTGTGCCCCACGGGCAGCGCGCCCACGTACTCGGGGCCGACCAGGGTGACGTTGCTGTAGATCGGCTGGGTCAGCGGCATGTCGTAGCTGCTGCTGCCGTCGTTGTCCGACTCGAAGCCGTTGCTCTGGCCGGTGGGGTCCGAGTAGTCCGGATCGCGCAGACCGAAGAGGAACTGGCACTTGCCGCGGAAGCCGAAGTCGGTGTCGAACTCGTCGTCGGTGCCGCCCATGGCGACCAGGTGGTGCAGGTCGACGGTGCCGCCGAAGCACTCGTAGCTGTCGTCGAAGCTGTAGCTGACCTGGACGTGGTGGATCTCCGTGCCGGAGCCGACCGCGCCGAGGGTCAGGCCGTTGATCTCGTTGTTCAGCTGGAAGCGGTAGCCGGGGAACTCGATGCGGCAGTACTTGAAGACGCCGCTGTTGTCACTGTCGTCGTTGCCGCCGAAGGTGCCCTCGATGATGCCGCCCTCGATGACGGGATCGACCTTGTTCACGGTGGCGTTGCCCAGGATCACGACGCCGCCCCAGTCGCCGGGGAAGCGGTTGCCGGGGGCCTCGCTCGAGGTGAAGATGACCGGGTTGAACTTCTCGCCCGTGGCGTAGATCTTGCCGCTCGGCTTGATCACCAGGGTGGCCGCGGGGACGCCCTGGATGATGGTGCCGGCCGGGATGTGGATCTCGGCGCCGGGCTCGACGTAGTAGAGGCCGTGCAGGGTGTACAGGGTGTCGGGGCTGAGGGTGCGGATGCCGGTCTGGTTGAACGGCGCGAGGGGATCGACATCGATGGTGCCGAGATCCGCCGTGCCGACGTAGGCATGGGCGGGAGCGACGGCAGCCATGGCGATCAACCCGAGCAGGAGCGTAATCGCAGACTTCTTCATGGATGAATACCTCTCCGTTTTCCTTGCGAGTTCTTGGGGAGGCGGTCTCCCCCATCGGCAGACCGCCTCCGGAGCCTTTTCACCGCGCCCGGGGACGCGCATGGATTCCCGTGTCAAGTGCGGACCAATGCTTCGTGGAAAGGGCTCGCGCGGTGTCCGATCGGCAGGGAGGGTCGACCCCGCGGGCGGCGCAGCCTACGCCGTGATCCTCGGGCCGGATCCCATCCCCGTGAGCCCAATCGGTCACCTGAAACCGCCGGAAGGGAGGTCAGTCGCGTCAGGGGCCTCTTCCATGTCCATGAGTGGGCCCGGTGCGGCATTGCCTCGACTCCAGCGATGACGAGCAGATGGTAGCCAGCGATTGTTGCGGTCGGATGAGGGGCGAATTCAGTGTCGGTCAGGATCGTGTGAGCGGAATGTAAGGGGCGCCGAGGCCCCTTTTTCAGAACCTGGCCGACAGGGAAAGCGAGTATTCGGTGCCCTCGGTGAAACGCGAGTACTCGTAGGGGTTTGCCTCGGTGCCGCTGGTCAGGACCGTGTCCTCGGCCAGGATGTCCTTGACCGCGGCCTTCAGCTTGTAGCGCGAGCCGAAGCGCTGGGTGATGACCAGGTCGAGCTTGTTGCGCGGCTCGAGGTACACGTAGAGGAAGCGGAAGTCGGCGATCTTGTTCAGGCGGCGACCGACCTTGTTGAAGAGCAGGTTGACGTTCGTGCGCCCGCTGTCCGTGGCGAACATCAGGCCCAGGTTCACCGTCCAGGGCGCCTGGCCGTGCATGGTGCGCACGGTCTCCTCGCGCGTGGTCGGATCGAAGAACGGGACCTCGGACCAGATGCGCGTGTAGTTGGCCGACACGGTGAAGTTGTCGGTCCAGACCGAGTAGTCGAGCTTCCTGCGGACCTCGAGCTCGTAGCCCCAGTTCTTCGCTTCCGGAGCATTGGCCCAACTCGCCACGGCCCGTTCGGGCGCCATGTAGAGCGTGTCCTCGATGGCATTCCTGATGTCCTTGTAGAAGACGCTCGCCGCCAGCACCTCGCCGAAGTCGGGGAAGTGTTCGAAGCGGATGTCGTAGTTGTCGATCTCGGCCCGCTCGAGGTTCGGGTTGCCGAGCTCGTTCTGGAAGGTCTTGAAGTTGCGCCGGTTCACGGGCGCCAGCTCGCGGAACTCGGGCCGGTTGACCGCCTTGTAGTAGCCCAGGCGCACGTTCGTCTGCTCGTCGTAGAACCAGGTGAACGAGACCGAGGGCAGCACGTCCTTCACGTCGATGCGGGCCGTGTCGCGCAGCGCCGGCAGCGAGCGCCGCTGCTGGGTCTCGACGAACTGGTCCGAGTCCTCGATGCGGAAACCGCCGGCGATCCGGAAGTCCTCCTGCCACACCGAGAACGGCACGTCGCCCATGGCGTACCACGCGGTCAGGTCGTGGTAGGCCTGGTAGATGCCGCTGTTGATGTCGTCCTGGGCGAACTCCCAGCCCCGGCCGCGACGGGGGTCGCTCACCTCGTTGTAGTTCCCGGCCGCGAAGATCGAGTCCGGTGGCAGGTACTTCAGGGCGCCGTTCGTGAAGAAGGACGGCGTGGTGTACCAGGCCTCGACGTCGAAATAGCGCTCGCGGCGGTCGTGCTGGAAGCCCGCCTTGAACTCCGGCGCATACTTCTTCTCGAACTCGTCCTCGGCGGGCGACCAGGCGACGTTCACGCCCCAGCCGCGGCGGTACTCGTCGAGCCAGGTCCAGGTGCGCATGTTCTCGTCCATGCGCGGCCCCTGTTCGTCGGAGAGGTTGTAGCCGAGATAGCGGCGGTCCGGCTCGACGGCGTGGGACTCGCCGTAGGTGACCAGCCAGTCCAGGTCGAAACCGTAGCCCGGGCCGGGCAGGTGGTGCTTGCCGTCGAGCTTGTCGACGAACTGGTAGCGCTCCTGCCATTCGAGGGTCTCCCAGGAGAAGTCCTTGCTGTCGTCGCGGCCCGCCAGGCGGGTCACCGCGCTGGTGCCGTCGCGGTTGTAGGTGTTCGTCAGGCCGATCCGGTGGCGCCCCTTGCGCCAGAACAGGTTGGCCAGACCGCCCCACGTCGCCTGCATGTGGGACGTCTCCCCCTCGGCATTGATCTCCAGGCCCCCGGCTTCCGGGTCGGGGACGCGCTGCTCGTTCTCCTCGGTGAACTCGTACTTGTTGCGGTAGGACAGGGCGCCCATGTAGCCCAGATGACCGCCGAGCAGATTCAGCCGATTGCCGTGGGACAGGCTGAAGTTGTAGCGCGGCGGCGCCTTGCGTTCGGTCGAGGTCCAGTTGTTGGGCAGGGCCCGGGCCAGCTCCTGGTTCCGCGTGCCGTAACCCGGCACCTGGACGCTGTTCTCCAGCTGCTCCGCGGGGAACTC
Protein-coding sequences here:
- a CDS encoding CHRD domain-containing protein — translated: MRSVPAPAAFLAVLTLCVGAAAAETVYITQLDGATAGTASNGLGTATLILNDEKTAVAYDVDFQDLSGVETGAHFHYAEPGSPGPRLLTLNLGLPKIGVWELDAFDLAQLEAGLVFVMIHSDVYPGGELRGNLTSGVVASEAASWGGVKALFR
- a CDS encoding DinB family protein; translation: MNPRRLAPLIRLRFALTSRSRAAAGIARDAARYESLAADLSAGAGARPIFVPAMVGVDEDMRRWSYWMLLAHNAIVNRGITAVTVALAEGREPDGAALIDPKRDVLPGPEVGPEQLDVFRDSVAGHLAAVAGLDRLRGTATRPHPLFGDFDAHKWHCMFGFHLKVHMKQAHLVARGAREARPD
- a CDS encoding T9SS type A sorting domain-containing protein, whose product is MKKSAITLLLGLIAMAAVAPAHAYVGTADLGTIDVDPLAPFNQTGIRTLSPDTLYTLHGLYYVEPGAEIHIPAGTIIQGVPAATLVIKPSGKIYATGEKFNPVIFTSSEAPGNRFPGDWGGVVILGNATVNKVDPVIEGGIIEGTFGGNDDSDNSGVFKYCRIEFPGYRFQLNNEINGLTLGAVGSGTEIHHVQVSYSFDDSYECFGGTVDLHHLVAMGGTDDEFDTDFGFRGKCQFLFGLRDPDYSDPTGQSNGFESDNDGSSSYDMPLTQPIYSNVTLVGPEYVGALPVGHTYEYSGVLRKNSRISIFNSVIAGYPRGMSVREGSRQAAATDSLRFYDNEVTGHVEIGTNCIHDAVRWPMVGSWFMARANEDSIPRSHTLVGLGASIDLNDPQPIPQAGSPLIGTAQWTDSYLADPYFQQVTYRGAFDPDLPMNRQWTAYWTNFDPQNTDYSLPASPAADVPVREIKLSNYPNPFNPATMIRFAVPRAGEVTVEVFDLRGHKVAQPFKGQLEAKDHAINFNGEGLASGTYFYRVTGDGFSATEKMQLVK
- a CDS encoding carboxypeptidase regulatory-like domain-containing protein, with the protein product MRLIAPSRLVPLLLVAAFLGAGVAAAAERGAVHGVVVDAESGEALIGVDVVLVGVGEKAMTDIEGGFELTDLRPAKYDLRATYMGYNTRFVGGVVVVAGETTEVRVTLESYRAHETDDMVISGARVLNTDSALLSSRKQSVVIGDAISAAQISRSPDGTSGDALKRAPGLTVNEGKYVFVRGVTDRYNVTEVNGVTMSGTNVDKDRKSFNFDMVPANLLANVTVIKSATPDLPGDFAGGLVRITTLEFPEESTTSVSVSSAYTGGTTGEAFRYDSAEGSKDWLGIDSGNREFPAEQLENSVQVPGYGTRNQELARALPNNWTSTERKAPPRYNFSLSHGNRLNLLGGHLGYMGALSYRNKYEFTEENEQRVPDPEAGGLEINAEGETSHMQATWGGLANLFWRKGRHRIGLTNTYNRDGTSAVTRLAGRDDSKDFSWETLEWQERYQFVDKLDGKHHLPGPGYGFDLDWLVTYGESHAVEPDRRYLGYNLSDEQGPRMDENMRTWTWLDEYRRGWGVNVAWSPAEDEFEKKYAPEFKAGFQHDRRERYFDVEAWYTTPSFFTNGALKYLPPDSIFAAGNYNEVSDPRRGRGWEFAQDDINSGIYQAYHDLTAWYAMGDVPFSVWQEDFRIAGGFRIEDSDQFVETQQRRSLPALRDTARIDVKDVLPSVSFTWFYDEQTNVRLGYYKAVNRPEFRELAPVNRRNFKTFQNELGNPNLERAEIDNYDIRFEHFPDFGEVLAASVFYKDIRNAIEDTLYMAPERAVASWANAPEAKNWGYELEVRRKLDYSVWTDNFTVSANYTRIWSEVPFFDPTTREETVRTMHGQAPWTVNLGLMFATDSGRTNVNLLFNKVGRRLNKIADFRFLYVYLEPRNKLDLVITQRFGSRYKLKAAVKDILAEDTVLTSGTEANPYEYSRFTEGTEYSLSLSARF